A window of Ipomoea triloba cultivar NCNSP0323 chromosome 2, ASM357664v1 contains these coding sequences:
- the LOC116009912 gene encoding formin-binding protein 4 isoform X2: MLLGQYSDDELDEGSSEGPIRAGSEDSSVAHDDQGKVASTEEKNDAKGVIGSDTAKVKDEAKENGSASENFLQRPEEDEHKGSDAIYSVEKLKEKDVMSQNTTLGAFDAQVGGDVISGWKVVFHEESNQYYYWNVSTGETSWEVPNALIPSSELENDEKATDGVDVEDAMQRTYESHTNLNVKPGDSNPGDTCDDSNDNNECKMEMFNDGFKCNAQQEKGVEDDAKMSDTKKMSGQLDSCRDISSPVGCSSKLSGDILLSHLSESGEDVEKHRDVASAGEFDIEADFSSHLVEHCESLLEKLKVMQGSEKSLQKHDQISKYVLEVDIRLTDIRSLACNGLSLLPFWVHSEKQLKLLEAAINEVCEQCNSLRGHDVEALHTSQHEFTDDTKVDANEKIAIHHCATEYTGSPETRKDAHVEPYHDGASTNSGSNTIEEGEVVELAAHEELAPKTVLLPEEVDMDVDMEVEDVGPPCGPKVGDASVGQYHLVPEKDMVTALSANEGSSLPDKTSDVPPPPPDEDWVPPPPPDDEPFPPPPPDEPPETTYSQPSDLSSVQPFPYTLSYPVSGYEYYGQINNVPPNSNLYSHAEGQITVSHQQLYYEAVPNLYSSDPMAVNAVNPSAYYGFQGGAAHHVPVVAADSSVLPSGSINEKAISGSIGSFGTLTEVSSVLPIQNKPNGVVDVGSSGVSLSFPSQTSLQVTDTVLPPENTLVASTSSIPSATSTATASNVPSKVSRKKKGTIAVGSTLRSNKKVSNLVDKWKAAKEELHAEEEEERASAYEILEKKRQREIEEWRAQQIASGEARDNANFQPLGGDWRERVKRRRAEKMKEAEKKPTDGAEENRQPDLNASSIGLPSGWQAYWDESSKQVYYGNAATSETTWTRPTS; the protein is encoded by the exons ATGTTGCTTGGGCAGTATAGTGATGATGAGTTGGATGAGGGTTCAAGTGAAGGACCTATACGTGCTGGCTCAGAGGACTCCTCAGTTGCCCATGATGACCAG GGAAAAGTAGCTTCTACagaagaaaagaatgatgctaAGGGTGTGATTGGCTCTGATACTGCCAAAGTTAAAGATGAAGCAAAAGAAAATGGCTCTGCCTCAGAGAACTTTTTGCAGAGACCGGAAGAGGATGAGCATAAAGGAAGTGATGCTATATACTCAGttgaaaagttaaaagaaaaggATGTGATGAGTCAAAATACTACTCTTGGAGCATTTGATGCACAAGTTGGTGGTGATGTAATTTCAGGCTGGAAGGTTGTTTTTCATGAAGAGAGCAATCAATACTATTATTGGAATGTTTCAACAGGAGAAACATCATGGGAAGTGCCCAATGCTTTGATTCCATCATCTGAATTGGAGAATGATGAGAAAGCTACTGATGGTGTTGATGTGGAGGATGCCATGCAGAGAACATATGAATCTCATacaaatttgaatgtaaaaccGGGAGATTCTAACCCTGGAGACACATGTGATGACTctaatgataataatgaatgCAAGATGGAAATGTTCAATGATGGATTTAAATGCAATGCTCAGCAAGAGAAAGGAGTGGAGGATGATGCCAAGATGAGTGACACGAAGAAAATGTCTGGGCAACTTGATTCCTGTCGTGATATTTCTTCTCCTGTGGGTTGTTCTTCCAAGCTATCAGGGGACATTCTTTTGTCTCATTTAAGTGAATCAGGTGAAGATGTTGAGAAGCACAGAGATGTGGCGAGTGCTGGAGAATTTGATATTGAGGCTGACTTTTCCTCTCACCTTGTGGAACATTGCGAATCTCTATTAGAGAAATTGAAGGTCATGCAAGG GTCTGAAAAAAGTTTGCAAAAACATGATCAAATATCAAAGTATGTGCTAGAAGTTGATATCAGACTCACTGATATTAGATCTTTAGCATGTAATGGATTGTCCTTGCTTCCATTCTGGGTGCACTCTGAAAAACAACTTAAACTACTAGAAGCAGCCATAAATGAAGTTTGTGAACAGTGTAATTCCTTACGTGGCCATGACGTTGAGGCTTTACATACTTCACAACATGAGTTTACTGATGACACCAAAGTGGATGCAAATGAAAAGATTGCCATCCACCATTGTGCCACTGAGTACACTGGAAGTCCAGAGACCAGGAAAGATGCCCATGTTGAACCTTACCATGATGGTGCTTCTACAAATTCTGGGAGCAATACAATTGAAGAAGGTGAAGTAGTTGAACTTGCAGCGCATGAAGAGTTAGCTCCTAAAACAGTGCTTCTTCCCGAAGAAGTTGACATGGATGTGGATATGGAAGTTGAAGATGTAGGACCTCCATGTGGCCCAAAAGTTGGGGATGCATCAGTTGGCCAATATCATCTTGTGCCAGAGAAGGATATGGTGACAGCCCTATCAGCAAATGAGGGATCTTCATTGCCAGATAAAACATCTGATGTTCCACCACCTCCCCCTGATGAAGACTGGGTCCCTCCACCACCtcctgatgatgagccttttcCTCCCCCACCACCTGATGAGCCACCCGAAACAACATATTCTCAGCCTTCTGATTTGTCCTCAGTACAACCTTTTCCTTACACTTTATCATACCCAGTTTCTGGTTATGAATACTATGGCCAAATTAACAATGTTCCTCCCAATAGTAACTTATACTCACATGCTGAGGGTCAGATAACTGTTTCACATCAACAGCTGTATTATGAAGCAGTACCAAATCTGTACAGTTCTGATCCAATGGCAGTTAATGCTGTTAATCCTAGTGCCTATTATGGTTTTCAAGGCGGAGCAGCACACCATGTTCCTGTAGTGGCTGCAGATTCATCTGTGCTTCCTAGTGGATCTATTAATGAAAAAGCTATTTCTGGTTCAATTGGATCATTTGGCACACTTACTGAAGTGAGCTCTGTTTTGCCAATTCAAAACAAACCCAATGGTGTTGTTGATGTTGGGAGTTCAGGGGTATCTTTAAGTTTTCCTTCTCAAACATCCTTGCAAGTCACAGACACTGTCTTGCCTCCAGAGAACACTTTGGTCGCATCAACTTCTTCTATCCCTTCTGCTACTTCTACAGCAACAGCTTCTAATGTTCCATCTAAAG TTTCTCGTAAAAAGAAGGGCACTATTGCTGTAGGCTCGACATTAAGGTCAAATAAAAAAGTCTCCAATTTGGTTGACAAG TGGAAGGCTGCAAAAGAAGAGCTACatgcagaagaagaagaggaacgTGCAAGTGCATATGAAATATTAGAGAAGAAACGGCAACGAGAAATTGAG GAATGGCGTGCACAGCAGATAGCCAGTGGAGAGGCTAGAGATAATGCTAACTTTCAGCCACTGGGTGGTGATTG GCGAGAGCGTGTGAAACGAAGAAGAGCTGAAAAGATGAAAGAGGCTGAAAAGAAGCCCACTGATGGTGCTGAAGAAAATCGACAGCCTGATCTTAATGCGTCATCAATAGGTCTTCCATCTGGATGGCAA GCATACTGGGATGAGTCGTCGAAACAGGTGTATTATGGAAATGCTGCAACATCGGAAACAACCTGGACTAGACCAACAAGTTGA
- the LOC116010613 gene encoding uncharacterized protein LOC116010613 produces the protein MAQLRSMNQKQADQKETEESATEQSFVTCIHLAKIADLLRTITVTWSKSLIGHTLSIIVENPSEDNHYTCKIDLKTWQFWGKKGLKSFNVDQERVDVYWDFRAAKFSSSPEPESNYYVALATGGEVVILLGDQKNEAFKRTKSRPPVVDATLVHKKESVYAKRCFCTRTMLGRGKREHNIIIETDLSGPTEPEMWISVDGIESVRVMNLNWRFRGNETVMVDNVAVDVFWDVHDWMFNDYSTSVGPGVFIFKQGNGDKEGEEGEGEGNNSLSQTSCDDSQSRPSEFCHVFYAWKTE, from the coding sequence ATGGCACAATTGAGATCCATGAATCAGAAACAAGCAGATCAGAAGGAAACAGAAGAGAGTGCAACAGAACAAAGCTTTGTGACCTGTATACACCTAGCCAAAATTGCAGATTTGCTCCGAACCATCACGGTAACGTGGTCGAAATCTTTGATAGGCCACACCCTCTCCATCATTGTGGAAAACCCTTCAGAGGACAACCACTACACATGCAAGATTGACCTGAAAACCTGGCAGTTTTGGGGGAAGAAAGGCCTAAAGTCCTTCAATGTAGATCAAGAACGCGTCGATGTTTACTGGGATTTCAGGGCTGCTAAATTCTCCAGCAGCCCCGAGCCCGAGTCAAACTACTACGTTGCATTGGCCACGGGAGGGGAGGTGGTCATATTGCTCGGGGACCAAAAGAACGAGGCCTTCAAGAGAACCAAGTCGAGGCCTCCCGTGGTGGATGCAACTTTGGTGCACAAGAAAGAGAGTGTGTATGCAAAGAGATGCTTTTGCACCCGAACCATGTTGGGGAGAGGGAAAAGGGAGCACAACATTATCATAGAAACCGACCTCTCGGGGCCCACTGAGCCCGAGATGTGGATCAGCGTGGATGGGATAGAGTCGGTTCGGGTGATGAACCTCAACTGGAGATTCAGAGGGAATGAAACAGTGATGGTGGATAATGTGGCAGTGGATGTGTTCTGGGATGTGCATGATTGGATGTTTAATGATTATAGTACTAGTGTTGGGCCAGGGGTTTTCATTTTCAAGCAAGGGAATGGTGATAAGGaaggagaagaaggagaagggGAAGGAAACAATAGCCTTTCTCAAACAAGCTGTGATGATTCACAATCCAGGCCATCTGAATTCTGCCATGTTTTTTATGCTTGGAAAACTGAATGA
- the LOC116009912 gene encoding formin-binding protein 4 isoform X1: MGKRKERRLAAMGASSRRVKLDLFAEPSGDLGGSSQDGVGGDEASKNQAELPNSPSSSGLQQENPLMLLGQYSDDELDEGSSEGPIRAGSEDSSVAHDDQGKVASTEEKNDAKGVIGSDTAKVKDEAKENGSASENFLQRPEEDEHKGSDAIYSVEKLKEKDVMSQNTTLGAFDAQVGGDVISGWKVVFHEESNQYYYWNVSTGETSWEVPNALIPSSELENDEKATDGVDVEDAMQRTYESHTNLNVKPGDSNPGDTCDDSNDNNECKMEMFNDGFKCNAQQEKGVEDDAKMSDTKKMSGQLDSCRDISSPVGCSSKLSGDILLSHLSESGEDVEKHRDVASAGEFDIEADFSSHLVEHCESLLEKLKVMQGSEKSLQKHDQISKYVLEVDIRLTDIRSLACNGLSLLPFWVHSEKQLKLLEAAINEVCEQCNSLRGHDVEALHTSQHEFTDDTKVDANEKIAIHHCATEYTGSPETRKDAHVEPYHDGASTNSGSNTIEEGEVVELAAHEELAPKTVLLPEEVDMDVDMEVEDVGPPCGPKVGDASVGQYHLVPEKDMVTALSANEGSSLPDKTSDVPPPPPDEDWVPPPPPDDEPFPPPPPDEPPETTYSQPSDLSSVQPFPYTLSYPVSGYEYYGQINNVPPNSNLYSHAEGQITVSHQQLYYEAVPNLYSSDPMAVNAVNPSAYYGFQGGAAHHVPVVAADSSVLPSGSINEKAISGSIGSFGTLTEVSSVLPIQNKPNGVVDVGSSGVSLSFPSQTSLQVTDTVLPPENTLVASTSSIPSATSTATASNVPSKVSRKKKGTIAVGSTLRSNKKVSNLVDKWKAAKEELHAEEEEERASAYEILEKKRQREIEEWRAQQIASGEARDNANFQPLGGDWRERVKRRRAEKMKEAEKKPTDGAEENRQPDLNASSIGLPSGWQAYWDESSKQVYYGNAATSETTWTRPTS; the protein is encoded by the exons ATGGGAAAGAGAAAAGAGCGCCGGCTCGCCGCCATGGGCGCTTCCAGTCGCAGAGTAAAGCTTGACCTCTTCGCGGAACCCTCTG GAGATTTGGGTGGCTCTTCTCAAGATGGAGTTGGAGGGGATGAAGCTTCCAAAAATCAAGCTGAGCTACCCAATTCACCATCATCTTCAG GTCTTCAACAAGAGAATCCTCTAATGTTGCTTGGGCAGTATAGTGATGATGAGTTGGATGAGGGTTCAAGTGAAGGACCTATACGTGCTGGCTCAGAGGACTCCTCAGTTGCCCATGATGACCAG GGAAAAGTAGCTTCTACagaagaaaagaatgatgctaAGGGTGTGATTGGCTCTGATACTGCCAAAGTTAAAGATGAAGCAAAAGAAAATGGCTCTGCCTCAGAGAACTTTTTGCAGAGACCGGAAGAGGATGAGCATAAAGGAAGTGATGCTATATACTCAGttgaaaagttaaaagaaaaggATGTGATGAGTCAAAATACTACTCTTGGAGCATTTGATGCACAAGTTGGTGGTGATGTAATTTCAGGCTGGAAGGTTGTTTTTCATGAAGAGAGCAATCAATACTATTATTGGAATGTTTCAACAGGAGAAACATCATGGGAAGTGCCCAATGCTTTGATTCCATCATCTGAATTGGAGAATGATGAGAAAGCTACTGATGGTGTTGATGTGGAGGATGCCATGCAGAGAACATATGAATCTCATacaaatttgaatgtaaaaccGGGAGATTCTAACCCTGGAGACACATGTGATGACTctaatgataataatgaatgCAAGATGGAAATGTTCAATGATGGATTTAAATGCAATGCTCAGCAAGAGAAAGGAGTGGAGGATGATGCCAAGATGAGTGACACGAAGAAAATGTCTGGGCAACTTGATTCCTGTCGTGATATTTCTTCTCCTGTGGGTTGTTCTTCCAAGCTATCAGGGGACATTCTTTTGTCTCATTTAAGTGAATCAGGTGAAGATGTTGAGAAGCACAGAGATGTGGCGAGTGCTGGAGAATTTGATATTGAGGCTGACTTTTCCTCTCACCTTGTGGAACATTGCGAATCTCTATTAGAGAAATTGAAGGTCATGCAAGG GTCTGAAAAAAGTTTGCAAAAACATGATCAAATATCAAAGTATGTGCTAGAAGTTGATATCAGACTCACTGATATTAGATCTTTAGCATGTAATGGATTGTCCTTGCTTCCATTCTGGGTGCACTCTGAAAAACAACTTAAACTACTAGAAGCAGCCATAAATGAAGTTTGTGAACAGTGTAATTCCTTACGTGGCCATGACGTTGAGGCTTTACATACTTCACAACATGAGTTTACTGATGACACCAAAGTGGATGCAAATGAAAAGATTGCCATCCACCATTGTGCCACTGAGTACACTGGAAGTCCAGAGACCAGGAAAGATGCCCATGTTGAACCTTACCATGATGGTGCTTCTACAAATTCTGGGAGCAATACAATTGAAGAAGGTGAAGTAGTTGAACTTGCAGCGCATGAAGAGTTAGCTCCTAAAACAGTGCTTCTTCCCGAAGAAGTTGACATGGATGTGGATATGGAAGTTGAAGATGTAGGACCTCCATGTGGCCCAAAAGTTGGGGATGCATCAGTTGGCCAATATCATCTTGTGCCAGAGAAGGATATGGTGACAGCCCTATCAGCAAATGAGGGATCTTCATTGCCAGATAAAACATCTGATGTTCCACCACCTCCCCCTGATGAAGACTGGGTCCCTCCACCACCtcctgatgatgagccttttcCTCCCCCACCACCTGATGAGCCACCCGAAACAACATATTCTCAGCCTTCTGATTTGTCCTCAGTACAACCTTTTCCTTACACTTTATCATACCCAGTTTCTGGTTATGAATACTATGGCCAAATTAACAATGTTCCTCCCAATAGTAACTTATACTCACATGCTGAGGGTCAGATAACTGTTTCACATCAACAGCTGTATTATGAAGCAGTACCAAATCTGTACAGTTCTGATCCAATGGCAGTTAATGCTGTTAATCCTAGTGCCTATTATGGTTTTCAAGGCGGAGCAGCACACCATGTTCCTGTAGTGGCTGCAGATTCATCTGTGCTTCCTAGTGGATCTATTAATGAAAAAGCTATTTCTGGTTCAATTGGATCATTTGGCACACTTACTGAAGTGAGCTCTGTTTTGCCAATTCAAAACAAACCCAATGGTGTTGTTGATGTTGGGAGTTCAGGGGTATCTTTAAGTTTTCCTTCTCAAACATCCTTGCAAGTCACAGACACTGTCTTGCCTCCAGAGAACACTTTGGTCGCATCAACTTCTTCTATCCCTTCTGCTACTTCTACAGCAACAGCTTCTAATGTTCCATCTAAAG TTTCTCGTAAAAAGAAGGGCACTATTGCTGTAGGCTCGACATTAAGGTCAAATAAAAAAGTCTCCAATTTGGTTGACAAG TGGAAGGCTGCAAAAGAAGAGCTACatgcagaagaagaagaggaacgTGCAAGTGCATATGAAATATTAGAGAAGAAACGGCAACGAGAAATTGAG GAATGGCGTGCACAGCAGATAGCCAGTGGAGAGGCTAGAGATAATGCTAACTTTCAGCCACTGGGTGGTGATTG GCGAGAGCGTGTGAAACGAAGAAGAGCTGAAAAGATGAAAGAGGCTGAAAAGAAGCCCACTGATGGTGCTGAAGAAAATCGACAGCCTGATCTTAATGCGTCATCAATAGGTCTTCCATCTGGATGGCAA GCATACTGGGATGAGTCGTCGAAACAGGTGTATTATGGAAATGCTGCAACATCGGAAACAACCTGGACTAGACCAACAAGTTGA
- the LOC116007136 gene encoding uncharacterized protein LOC116007136 produces the protein MAISLRNFFCKNAIQLHCRLILTPSLQKSISTSCSKCSRHYNASIPEKYIPKKPLNSEESKSASLSAKNLVDVGKYNSVNRNSKRAELHHGMEKEIDGDFRFDNCEFLEEPEEIISDFNDHHASRQNVERVAIQLLAARALTAVELKKKLQGKKFPVHTIDSVITDLCTRGLINDCLYAETYTRSRWSSLSWSPRRIKQALIKKGVNEMDADGAIKLVFKESETGEEQESGIGMSKLSLDHLLVQASKQWLRSRDAPRETRKSRVIRWLQYRGFNWSVINFVLKKLESKHPP, from the exons ATGGCGATTTCCCTGAGGAATTTCTTCTGTAAAAATGCAATTCAGCTTCATTGTCGACTTATTCTGACGCCCAG tttgcAGAAGAGTATTAGCACAAGCTGCTCAAAGTGCAGCAGACACTACAACGCTTCAATTCCAGAGAAATACATTCCCAAGAAACCTTTGAATTCCGAAGAATCCAAGAGTGCTTCTTTGTCCGCAAAGAATCTGGTGGATGTAGGAAAGTATAATAGTGTGAACCGGAACTCCAAAAGAGCTGAGCTTCATCATG GGATGGAGAAAGAAATTGATGGTGATTTCAGGTTTGACAACTGTGAATTCTTGGAAGAGCCTGAAGAGATCATATCGGATTTTAATGATCACCATGCATCTAGACAAAATGTGGAAAGAGTAGCAATTCAATTACTTGCTGCAAG AGCTTTAACAGCTGTCGAGCTTAAGAAGAAACTCCAAGGAAAGAAATTTCCAGTTCATACTATTGATTCAGTGATAACAGACCTGTGCACCAG GGGTCTAATTAATGATTGCTTATACGCAGAAACTTATACGAGATCTAGATGGTCTTCCTTAAGTTGGAGTCCAAGAAGAATTAAACAA GCCTTGATCAAGAAGGGAGTAAATGAAATGGATGCAGACGGGGCAATAAAACTGGTATTCAAGGAAAGTGAAACTGGAGAAGAGCAAGAATCAGGGATTGGCATGTCCAAGCTTTCATTGGATCATCTTCTTGTCCAGGCCTCCAAACAATGGCTACGGAGTCGCGATGCACCTAGAGAGACACGGAAATCAAGAGTTATCCGTTGGCTCCAGTACCGTGGCTTTAACTGGAGTGTCATTAATTTCGTGCTGAAGAAGTTAGAATCCAAGCATCCTCCCTAG
- the LOC116010627 gene encoding LRR receptor-like serine/threonine-protein kinase: MPALLRNPSLFSTYTLLLILSLNSLFFSSAYSIDAQGQALLAWKTSLNSSTDALKSWNSVDQTPCSWFGISCNSDGEVVKISLKAVNLQGPLPSNLQPLRSLDTLILSSANLTGSIPREFGDYLELVVLDISDNSITGTIPEEICNLTKLQALALSTNLLEGGIPGEIGRLESLKYLTLYDNQISGEIPRSFGQLSNLEVFRAGGNQNLKGELPSEIGNCKNLQVLGLAETGISGGLPSSIGNLKRIQTIAIYTALLSGPIPEEIGNCSELQNLYLYQNSISGPIPRSIGNLGKLQSLLLWQNSIVGTIPDELGSCKELTVIDLSENLLTGSIPASLGGLSGLGELQLSVNKLSGTIPSELSNCTALTHLELDNNAISGEIPAEIGKLKSMTLFFAWQNNLTGNIPDSLSECESLQALDLSYNTLFGQIPKGIFSLRNLTKLLLLSNDLSGFIPPDIGNCTELYRFRVNKNRLGGTIPVEIGNLKILNFLDMSNNHFMGSVPPSISGCINLEFLDLSSNALSGLVPDSLPRTLQFLDMSDNRLTGPLGPSIGSLTELTKLNLGKNQLSGRFPAEIVSCTKLQMLDIGNNGFSGNIPKELGKIPSLEISLNLSYNGFTGDIPDEFSGLTKLATLDLSHNKLTGKLDVLAHLQNLVSLNLSSNNFEGELPNTPFFREIPLTDLAGNPSLYISGGVVTSADRKGGHTKTTMKLAMPILVTASAVLVFLAIYILVRSHLGNKGSGINTDTWEMTLYQKLDFSIDDIVRNLTSANVIGTGSSGVVYRVMIPNGETLAVKKMWSTEESGAFSSEIQTLGSIRHKNIVRLLGWGSNRSLKLLFYDYLPNGSLSSLLHGTGKGGAEWESRYEIVLGVAHALAYLHHDCVPPILHGDVKAMNVLLGPRMEPYLADFGLARIVHSNCGGADGSKQALRPHLAGSYGYMAPEHASMQCITEKSDVYSFGIVLLEVLTGRHPLDPTLPGGAHLVQWVREHLHSKRDPADILDAKLRGRADPQMHEMLQTLAVSFLCVSNKAEGRPTMKDVVAMLKEIRHDDPATSEAVKGGGGATAVPKSPPPPTRNVLHGSSSCSFEFSDNSI, from the exons ATGCCTGCACTTCTAAGAAACCCTTCTCTTTTCTCCACCTATACCTTACTCCTAATTCTTTCACTAAACTCCCTCTTCTTCTCCTCTGCCTACTCCATTGATGCACAGGGCCAAGCTCTTCTAGCATGGAAGACAAGCCTGAACAGCTCAACAGATGCTTTGAAGTCATGGAATTCTGTGGACCAAACTCCCTGTTCCTGGTTTGGGATATCCTGCAATTCAGATGGAGAAGTTGTGAAGATAAGCTTAAAGGCAGTGAATTTGCAAGGCCCATTGCCTTCAAATTTGCAGCCTCTCAGATCATTGGATACTCTGATCCTATCATCTGCCAATCTCACAGGCTCAATTCCCAGGGAGTTTGGGGATTATCTTGAGCTGGTTGTTCTTGACATAAGTGATAACTCAATCACAGGAACCATTCCAGAAGAGATATGTAATCTGACAAAGTTGCAGGCTTTGGCTCTCAGCACAAATTTGCTTGAAGGTGGGATTCCTGGGGAGATTGGGAGGCTGGAGAGCCTCAAGTATCTAACGCTCTACGATAACCAGATCAGCGGGGAGATTCCTAGGAGCTTTGGGCAGCTGAGCAATCTTGAGGTGTTCAGGGCTGGTGGGAATCAGAATCTTAAAGGTGAACTACCTTCTGAGATTGGGAACTGCAAGAACTTGCAGGTTTTAGGCCTTGCAGAAACAGGCATTTCCGGGGGCCTGCCGTCCTCAATTGGGAACCTGAAAAGGATTCAAACCATAGCTATATACACAGCACTGTTGTCAGGCCCCATCCCAGAGGAGATTGGGAACTGCAGTGAGTTGCAGAATCTCTACTTGTACCAGAATTCAATCTCGGGGCCCATCCCCCGGAGCATAGGGAACCTCGGGAAGCTTCAGAGCCTGCTGCTATGGCAGAACAGCATAGTTGGCACCATCCCAGATGAGCTGGGAAGCTGCAAAGAACTCACAGTCATTGATTTATCAGAAAATCTCCTCACAGGCAGCATCCCAGCAAGCTTGGGGGGCCTTTCGGGGCTCGGGGAGCTCCAGCTGAGTGTGAATAAGTTATCAGGTACCATACCTTCTGAACTATCAAATTGCACTGCTCTCACTCACTTGGAACTTGACAACAATGCAATTTCTGGGGAAATTCCTGCTGAAATAGGGAAACTTAAAAGCATGACTCTATTTTTCGCGTGGCAGAATAACCTCACAGGCAACATTCCAGACTCTTTATCTGAATGTGAGAGCCTCCAGGCCCTTGACCTCTCTTACAACACCCTCTTTGGCCAAATCCCAAAGGGGATATTTTCTCTGAGAAACCTCACTAAACTGTTGTTGCTTTCCAATGATTTATCCGGCTTTATACCACCCGATATAGGGAACTGCACAGAGCTGTATAGATTTCGAGTGAACAAAAACAGGCTGGGAGGCACTATTCCAGTAGAAATaggaaatttaaaaatcttgaaTTTTCTTGACATGAGCAACAACCACTTCATGGGCTCTGTTCCTCCCTCAATATCCGGATGCATAAACCTCGAGTTTCTTGATCTCAGTTCAAACGCATTGAGCGGCCTTGTCCCCGATTCCTTACCCAGAACTTTACAATTTCTAGACATGTCAGATAATAGGCTCACTGGTCCATTGGGGCCAAGCATTGGTTCCTTAACAGAACTAACAAAGCTGAATCTTGGGAAAAATCAACTCTCTGGCAGATTCCCAGCAGAGATAGTGTCCTGCACTAAGCTTCAGATGCTAGACATAGGGAACAATGGCTTCTCAGGTAATATACCTAAAGAATTGGGTAAAATCCCCTCACTGGAAATCTCTCTGAACCTTAGTTACAATGGATTCACTGGAGACATCCCAGATGAGTTCTCTGGCCTTACAAAACTAGCAACTCTTGATCTTTCCCACAACAAGCTGACTGGCAAATTAGATGTTCTTGCACACCTCCAAAACCTTGTTTCCCTCAACTTATCATCCAATAACTTCGAGGGCGAGCTCCCCAACACGCCCTTCTTCCGCGAAATCCCATTGACAGATCTTGCTGGAAACCCCTCTCTGTACATTTCTGGCGGGGTTGTGACTTCAGCTGATAGAAAAGGAGGACACACCAAAACCACTATGAAACTGGCAATGCCAATTCTGGTAACTGCCAGTGCAGTTTTAGTATTTCTGGCAATATATATCCTGGTTAGATCCCATTTGGGCAACAAGGGGTCAGGGATTAATACAGACACATGGGAGATGACCCTTTATCAGAAACTGGATTTCTCCATTGATGACATAGTCCGGAACCTCACATCAGCCAATGTGATTGGCACTGGGAGCTCAGGGGTTGTTTACAGGGTGATGATCCCGAATGGGGAAACGCTGGCGGTGAAGAAGATGTGGTCAACAGAGGAATCAGGGGCGTTTAGTTCTGAGATTCAGACTCTGGGTTCTATCAGGCATAAGAATATTGTGCGTCTTCTAGGGTGGGGTTCGAACCGGAGCTTGAAACTGCTGTTCTATGATTATCTTCCTAATGGTAGCTTGAGCTCGCTCCTCCATGGAACTGGGAAGGGAGGGGCGGAATGGGAGAGCAGATATGAGATTGTTCTTGGCGTGGCTCATGCGCTTGCGTACTTGCACCATGATTGTGTTCCTCCGATTCTGCATGGGGATGTTAAAGCTATGAATGTGTTGTTAGGCCCTCGAATGGAGCCTTACCTTGCTGATTTTGGGCTGGCAAGAATTGTTCATAGCAACTGCGGCGGCGCTGACGGTTCAAAGCAGGCCCTTAGGCCTCACCTTGCCGGCTCTTATGGCTATATGGCTCCGG AGCATGCTTCGATGCAGTGTATCACTGAAAAGAGCGACGTTTACAGTTTCGGGATAGTCCTCTTAGAGGTGCTTACAGGGAGGCATCCACTAGACCCAACATTGCCGGGAGGAGCACATCTAGTGCAGTGGGTTCGTGAGCACTTACACAGCAAGCGCGACCCGGCTGACATCTTGGACGCAAAGCTGAGGGGCAGAGCCGATCCCCAAATGCACGAAATGCTGCAGACCCTAGCAGTTTCGTTTCTGTGTGTGAGCAACAAGGCGGAGGGGCGTCCCACGATGAAGGACGTTGTGGCGATGTTGAAAGAGATTCGACACGATGATCCGGCGACTTCAGAGGCGGTGAAGGGAGGCGGCGGAGCCACGGCGGTCCCCAAATCGCCGCCGCCTCCTACTAGGAATGTGTTGCATGGGTCTTCAAGCTGCTCCTTTGAGTTCTCTGACAATTCAATCTAA